A genomic segment from Aegilops tauschii subsp. strangulata cultivar AL8/78 chromosome 1, Aet v6.0, whole genome shotgun sequence encodes:
- the LOC141025285 gene encoding probable LRR receptor-like serine/threonine-protein kinase At1g05700 gives MEQPTAANPWLLLLCLAAVATGGVPQARAQLESKGFISIDCGLPGTASYVDAGTKLSYVSDAGFTDDSAGANHNISAKYIRPQLLRRYHNVRSFPDGARNCYTLRSLVSGHKYLVRAAFLYGDYDGLGRPPIFDLHLGVNYWQTVNVSTPGLEVTVEAIVVVPDDFVQVCLVNTRAGTPFVSALELRPLKMKFYPQANLTQGLLVEHRMNLGPADQTNIIRYPVDPYDRVWIPWADPKEWTEISTTRQVQSDDDDYEVPSAVMQTAVTPLNASKNLEISWDPVPQPRNPSPGYFIVMHFSELQILPSSAVRQFYVSINGMALNMTAAKLYYHGTAVISNVKPYRYDKFNISLHATTNSTLPPIINAIELFSVMPTSILGTDSQDVSATVAIKDKYHVQKNWMGDPCIPKTIAWERMMCSYTIAKTPRIISINLSFSGLNGYISSSFANLKALQYLDLSNNNLTGTIPDALSQLPLLKFLDLSGNQLSGSIPSGFLKRIQDGSLNLRYGNNSNLCTNNNSCQPAKIKRKRAIKFVVPIVVTMVIVVVVLTLFSLLRRKKRGSMKNCVKPQNETTNNGDTSLGLETRQFTYIEIERITNNLRHVLGKGGFGYVYDGFLEDGTQVAVKIRSQSSNQGDKEFLAEVQILTRIHHKNLVPLIGFCKDGEHMVLVYEFMSRGTLQEHIVGGDHNAVCLSWRQRIKIAVESAQGLEYLHKGCNPPLIHRDVKATNILLNTRFEAKIADFGLSKAFNHDNETQISTNVIVGTRGYMDPEYQTTGRPTTKNDVYSFGVVLLVLVTGKPPTLHNPQGIGIIEWVQQRLAKGNIEGVVDVRMHGDHDVNSMWKAADIALKCTAQASSRRPNMTDVVLQLQECLKLEEDHAGGEANSSFYTGICSNDQNLRYDAYPTDQFTNVSQSSTRFEMEHNFGRVPTMDNGPAAR, from the exons ATGGAGCAACCGACGGCGGCAAATCCATGGCTGCTGCTCCTCTGCCTCGCCGCCGTAGCCACCGGCGGCGTACCCCAAGCTCGCGCCCAGCTTGAGAGCAAAG GATTCATAAGCATAGACTGCGGGCTGCCGGGCACGGCGAGCTACGTGGACGCCGGAACAAAGCTGTCATACGTCTCGGACGCCGGCTTCACCGATGACTCTGCCGGCGCCAACCACAACATCTCGGCCAAGTACATCCGGCCGCAGCTCTTGCGGCGCTACCACAATGTGCGCAGCTTCCCCGACGGAGCACGCAACTGCTACACCCTCCGATCCTTGGTGTCGGGTCACAAGTACCTCGTCCGCGCGGCATTCTTGTATGGCGACTACGACGGCCTCGGCAGGCCGCCTATCTTCGACCTCCATCTCGGCGTCAACTACTGGCAGACCGTCAACGTCTCGACGCCGGGCTTGGAGGTGACGGTGGAGGCAATCGTGGTCGTGCCGGACGACTTCGTGCAGGTATGCCTGGTGAACACTCGCGCCGGCACGCCGTTCGTCTCCGCGCTGGAGCTGAGGCCGCTGAAGATGAAGTTCTACCCGCAGGCGAACTTGACGCAGGGTCTCCTCGTAGAACACAGGATGAACCTTGGCCCGGCGGACCAGACCAACATCATCAG GTACCCCGTAGACCCGTACGACCGAGTATGGATCCCTTGGGCCGACCCGAAAGAGTGGACAGAGATATCAACGACGAGGCAGGTGCAGAGCGACGACGACGACTACGAGGTGCCGTCGGCGGTGATGCAGACCGCGGTCACGCCGCTGAACGCCTCCAAGAACCTCGAGATCTCCTGGGACCCCGTGCCTCAGCCTCGCAACCCATCGCCGGGGTACTTCATCGTCATGCACTTCTCGGAGCTGCAGATCCTCCCCAGCAGCGCCGTGCGCCAGTTCTACGTCAGCATCAACGGCATGGCGTTGAACATGACCGCTGCTAAGCTGTACTACCACGGCACCGCTGTCATCTCCAATGTAAAGCCCTACCGATACGACAAATTCAATATCTCTTTGCACGCCACCACTAACTCGACGCTGCCACCGATCATCAACGCCATCGAGTTGTTCTCCGTCATGCCCACCTCCATCCTCGGCACGGACTCCCAGGATG TGTCGGCCACCGTGGCGATCAAGGACAAGTATCATGTGCAGAAGAACTGGATGGGTGACCCATGCATTCCCAAGACTATAGCATGGGAAAGGATGATGTGCAGTTACACAATTGCCAAAACTCCAAGGATCATAAGCAT AAACCTGTCTTTCAGTGGTCTGAATGGTTATATATCATCTTCTTTCGCGAATCTCAAGGCTCTCCAATACTT GGATCTGTCAAACAACAACTTGACGGGCACAATTCCAGATGCCCTTTCGCAGTTACCCTTGCTGAAATTTTT AGATTTGTCGGGCAATCAACTCAGTGGATCAATTCCCTCtggatttctcaaaagaattcaAGATGGCTCCCTAAATCTGAG ATATGGCAACAACTCGAACCTTTGCACCAACAATAATTCATGTCAGCCTGCTAAGATAAAGAGGAAGCGAGCCATCAAATTTGTTGTCCCTATAGTTGTCACCATGGTGATAGTAGTAGTGGTGCTAACACTCTTTTCCTTGCTGAGACGGAAAAAACGAG GATCAATGAAAAACTGCGTTAAACCACAAAATGAAACAACAAATAATGGGGATACTTCACTTGGACTTGAGACTCGTCAATTTACATACATAGAGATTGAGAGGATAACGAACAACCTTCGACATGTATTGGGTAAGGGGGGGTTCGGTTATGTCTATGACGGCTTCTTGGAGGATGGCACTCAAGTGGCTGTAAAGATACGATCTCAGTCTTCCAATCAAGGTGACAAGGAATTCCTAGCCGAG GTTCAGATTTTAACACGGATTCATCACAAGAATCTTGTCCCCTTGATTGGTTTCTGCAAGGATGGTGAGCACATGGTACTTGTCTACGAGTTCATGTCGAGGGGAACTTTGCAAGAGCACATTGTAG GAGGGGACCATAATGCAGTTTGTTTAAGCTGGCGGCAAAGAATCAAAATTGCAGTTGAATCTGCACAAG GGCTGGAATACCTGCACAAGGGGTGCAACCCACCCTTGATTCATAGGGATGTGAAGGCCACAAACATCCTATTGAACACAAGGTTCGAGGCCAAGATAGCTGATTTCGGATTGTCCAAGGCTTTCAACCACGACAATGAAACTCAGATATCTACGAATGTTATTGTCGGTACACGAGGATACATGGATCCAGA GTACCAGACAACAGGACGGCCAACGACGAAGAATGATGTGTACAGCTTCGGCGTCGTGCTGCTGGTGCTTGTCACGGGGAAGCCACCAACCCTGCACAATCCGCAGGGCATCGGCATCATCGAGTGGGTGCAACAACGGCTAGCAAAGGGCAACATCGAAGGCGTGGTAGATGTGCGCATGCACGGAGACCACGACGTCAATAGTATGTGGAAAGCCGCTGACATTGCGCTCAAGTGCACTGCACAGGCTTCATCACGGCGTCCGAACATGACTGATGTTGTGTTGCAGCTACAGGAGTGCCTCAAACTAGAGGAGGACCACGCCGGTGGCGAAGCCAACAGCAGCTTCTACACTGGCATTTGTAGCAATGACCAGAACTTGAGATATGATGCTTACCCTACTGACCAGTTCACAAATGTGAGCCAGAGCAGCACCCGATTTGAGATGGAGCATAATTTTGGGAGGGTGCCAACAATGGACAATGGTCCTGCTGCTCGATAA